In Ruania zhangjianzhongii, the following proteins share a genomic window:
- a CDS encoding RNA polymerase sigma factor: MTDAEEAGAPPHPARAGGVRERAWFDDLFATHVDALHRYFVRRGAGPDSEDLCADVFATAWRRRADLPDEHELAWLYRTAGYLLANFRRKGRPEPMEHLPEDDDSEYAADPADLAVEDALVREVLAQLSAKDRQVLLLHAWEGLDGEGLAHALGLTRGGAAAALSRARARLRRAWREQAG; the protein is encoded by the coding sequence ATGACCGACGCCGAGGAGGCCGGCGCACCGCCCCACCCTGCCCGCGCCGGGGGAGTGCGCGAGCGAGCCTGGTTCGACGACCTGTTCGCCACGCATGTGGACGCCCTGCACCGATACTTCGTGCGCCGCGGCGCCGGGCCGGATTCCGAGGACCTGTGCGCCGATGTGTTCGCCACCGCATGGCGCCGCCGCGCCGACCTGCCGGACGAGCACGAGCTGGCCTGGTTGTACCGGACAGCGGGCTACCTGCTGGCGAACTTCCGGCGCAAGGGTCGGCCCGAACCGATGGAGCACCTGCCCGAGGACGACGACAGCGAATACGCTGCCGACCCGGCCGACCTTGCCGTCGAAGACGCCTTGGTGCGGGAGGTCCTCGCCCAGCTCAGCGCGAAGGACCGTCAAGTGCTGCTGCTGCACGCCTGGGAGGGGCTCGACGGCGAAGGGTTGGCGCACGCTCTTGGCCTCACCAGGGGTGGAGCGGCCGCTGCGCTCTCCCGGGCGCGAGCGCGGCTCCGTCGGGCATGGCGGGAGCAGGCCGGCTGA
- a CDS encoding Gfo/Idh/MocA family protein yields the protein MTTPATTTTSTAQAPTDRLRLGVIGVGVVGKAHIKRLQSDASPAQLIAIADASTEAAEAVGADLSAPVAASVDALLASDDVDAVIIAIPSGLHADVAIAALEAGKHVLLEKPIDVTVDAADRIIAAEQASGKTLSVVSQRRFAPENQFLHEAIRSGRLGRPTAASIEIALWRTQEYYDSGAWRGTWALDGGGALMNQGVHLVDLALWLLGDVEEVYAHSGLLAHERIEVEDTITITARFTSGAMLTFLATTTAYGNLPLRVAVMGDGGTAVTLSEKFTHLITQDGADIPEFEPVDQQLGQLTDFVTAVTTGAPPLVRSTEARAAVAFIEAAYTSARTGRPVQPR from the coding sequence GTGACTACACCTGCCACTACCACCACGTCCACAGCGCAAGCACCCACCGACCGGCTCCGTCTCGGCGTCATCGGCGTCGGGGTCGTCGGCAAGGCGCACATCAAGCGTCTGCAGTCCGACGCCTCGCCCGCACAGCTGATCGCTATCGCCGATGCGAGCACCGAGGCGGCCGAGGCGGTCGGGGCCGACCTGAGCGCCCCGGTGGCAGCGTCCGTCGACGCCCTGCTGGCCAGCGACGATGTCGACGCGGTGATCATCGCGATCCCCTCGGGTCTGCACGCCGACGTCGCTATCGCCGCACTGGAAGCAGGCAAGCATGTGCTCCTGGAGAAGCCGATCGACGTCACCGTGGACGCTGCGGACCGCATCATCGCCGCCGAGCAGGCCTCCGGCAAGACCCTGTCCGTGGTCAGCCAGCGGCGGTTCGCCCCGGAGAACCAGTTCCTGCACGAGGCCATCAGGTCCGGGCGACTGGGCCGGCCGACCGCAGCGAGCATCGAGATCGCCCTCTGGCGTACCCAGGAGTACTACGACTCCGGCGCCTGGCGCGGCACCTGGGCCCTGGACGGCGGCGGCGCGCTGATGAACCAGGGCGTGCACCTGGTGGACCTGGCCCTGTGGCTGCTCGGCGACGTCGAAGAGGTCTACGCGCACAGCGGCCTGCTCGCGCACGAGCGGATCGAGGTGGAGGACACCATCACGATCACCGCACGGTTCACCAGCGGCGCCATGCTCACCTTCCTGGCCACTACCACCGCGTACGGCAACCTGCCGCTGCGGGTGGCGGTGATGGGCGATGGCGGCACCGCAGTCACGCTCTCGGAGAAGTTCACCCACCTCATCACCCAGGACGGCGCCGACATCCCCGAGTTCGAACCGGTGGACCAGCAGCTCGGTCAGCTGACGGACTTTGTCACCGCGGTCACCACCGGCGCTCCGCCGCTGGTCCGCTCGACGGAAGCGCGCGCCGCCGTGGCGTTCATCGAGGCGGCGTACACCTCGGCCCGGACCGGTCGTCCCGTCCAGCCGCGATGA
- a CDS encoding Gfo/Idh/MocA family protein, with amino-acid sequence MTSIGFIGTENSHTDHFIRFLNAEARHPGFRAAALAGGASERNDKLSAGGELDIVDAPEDLIGKVDAAIISTRDGALHREQAEPLLRAGMPVLVDKPLATSVEDAQAIIAAGQESGSVLLSSSALRFLPQIAEVSEGGTESLRQLSLIGPADPDSPYSGLFFYGIHHVEAALEIVGNPTVEPGSVQVHLSRHGDTTVALTRIAGVEVSFTFVVPGDGVRVPFYAVATRTDSVTARELVLGPDYNAPSVARFVDAISGGSSPMSAAELLSPIVVLSAIADALANE; translated from the coding sequence GTGACAAGCATCGGCTTCATCGGCACGGAAAACTCCCACACCGACCACTTCATCCGGTTCCTCAACGCGGAGGCCCGCCACCCCGGTTTCCGTGCTGCCGCACTCGCCGGCGGCGCCTCCGAGCGCAATGACAAGCTCTCGGCCGGCGGCGAGCTGGACATCGTGGACGCGCCGGAGGATCTCATCGGCAAGGTCGACGCCGCCATCATCTCCACCCGGGACGGAGCACTGCATCGCGAGCAGGCCGAACCGCTGCTGCGGGCCGGGATGCCGGTGCTGGTGGACAAGCCCCTCGCCACCAGCGTCGAGGACGCCCAGGCGATCATCGCCGCGGGTCAGGAGTCGGGCTCGGTGCTGCTGTCCAGCTCCGCACTGCGCTTTCTGCCGCAGATCGCGGAGGTCAGCGAGGGTGGCACCGAGTCCCTGCGTCAGCTCAGCCTGATCGGCCCGGCTGATCCGGACAGCCCGTACTCGGGTCTGTTCTTCTACGGCATCCACCACGTCGAGGCGGCACTGGAGATCGTCGGCAACCCCACCGTCGAGCCCGGCTCCGTGCAGGTGCACCTCTCCCGGCACGGCGACACCACTGTGGCGCTGACCCGGATCGCCGGCGTGGAGGTCTCCTTCACCTTCGTCGTGCCCGGTGACGGCGTCCGCGTGCCGTTCTACGCCGTCGCCACCCGCACCGACAGCGTCACTGCCCGCGAGCTGGTCCTCGGCCCGGACTACAACGCCCCGTCGGTGGCCCGCTTCGTCGACGCGATCTCCGGCGGCAGCTCCCCGATGTCTGCCGCCGAGCTGCTCAGCCCAATCGTGGTGCTGAGCGCGATCGCCGACGCCCTCGCCAACGAGTAA
- a CDS encoding FIMAH domain-containing protein codes for MSSSSPPPIGRRIATGALAAAVSLGLVATGAAADGPTADEPAQEGLDLSVEITDHGLVATETSISSADVGTLPDGTHVQYLPAAGNPASFSVVNIETGELIDHQSIPPKTLAGPTEILPDGSAYFALRDGGGVILYHWDAETHEITEVLENPAGELLIRGLQMHDGILYGNTYARAKVFSYDPATGDVRDYGSVASDDDYAWGLSVVDGTAYTGTGMQTGHAVAVDLDSGEMTELELPAEYDEVITYFYSFQQVGDLIAMGFSPSLNGSYEGVNTLFWDTAAGDWACEGAIGSFLSLNAPFTDQTERGTMFFKSEGEIWEFDSADCSVSPTGWIDTGLEDTGNHRALNLLTTADGEEVLVGLNRDGSFWRFTPATGEHEVFDGVVPGAPLTAHSVHVASDDRVYMGTYNGPGTLGRFDPATQEMDQIDGPSQADSWLNFQDQLVLGSYGNAVVHMGDPAAEWDYGTNPAEQFRLIDEEQDRIIDMATNGDIVAMATVSDYGVRGGGLTLTDMTDRGVTYRDLVEAQSTTAVTFGGDGLIYAGTSVQGGLSSPDSPQDAHLVVVDPETGEVLDSVVPVPDNRVVAEVVALGETIWALTTTGDLVEYDTTTREVVEVYDVGADTSASTWGLGSTIQVNPADGLLYGIAGTDVFAFDPETRDLQILAEDGYKRMDIAEDGTVYVIDATNLYSFDVSGAEQGPVEQLEALSAATEGYIEAGDITGPIAHQLQRALDQAEKHLSADRTVPAVRALERFVRHLDNAKVPDTVTEEARAGLVERAEAILDALG; via the coding sequence ATGAGTTCTTCATCGCCACCCCCGATTGGCCGGCGCATCGCTACCGGTGCGCTCGCCGCAGCAGTCTCGCTCGGTCTGGTTGCCACCGGTGCAGCCGCCGACGGACCTACCGCAGACGAGCCCGCCCAGGAGGGTCTCGACCTGTCCGTCGAGATCACCGACCACGGCCTGGTCGCTACCGAGACGAGCATCAGCAGCGCTGACGTCGGCACTCTGCCCGACGGCACCCATGTGCAGTACCTGCCTGCCGCCGGGAATCCGGCCAGCTTCAGCGTGGTGAATATCGAGACCGGCGAGCTGATCGACCACCAGAGCATCCCGCCGAAGACTCTGGCCGGACCGACCGAGATCCTTCCCGACGGCAGCGCCTACTTCGCGTTGCGTGACGGGGGCGGGGTGATCCTCTACCACTGGGATGCCGAGACGCACGAGATCACCGAGGTGCTGGAGAACCCAGCCGGTGAGCTGCTGATCCGCGGCTTGCAGATGCACGACGGCATCCTCTACGGGAACACCTACGCCCGCGCCAAGGTGTTCTCTTACGACCCGGCGACCGGCGACGTACGGGACTACGGCTCCGTGGCCAGTGACGACGACTACGCCTGGGGCCTGTCCGTCGTCGACGGAACCGCCTACACCGGGACCGGAATGCAGACCGGCCATGCGGTCGCCGTCGACCTGGACAGTGGCGAGATGACCGAGCTAGAACTGCCGGCCGAGTACGACGAGGTGATTACCTACTTCTACTCCTTCCAGCAGGTCGGTGACCTGATCGCCATGGGCTTCTCGCCCTCGCTGAACGGCAGCTACGAGGGTGTGAACACCCTGTTCTGGGACACCGCCGCCGGCGACTGGGCCTGCGAGGGGGCGATCGGGAGCTTCCTCAGCTTGAATGCCCCGTTCACCGACCAGACCGAGCGCGGCACGATGTTCTTCAAGTCCGAGGGCGAGATCTGGGAGTTCGACTCCGCCGACTGCTCGGTCAGCCCCACCGGGTGGATCGACACCGGGCTCGAGGACACCGGCAACCATCGCGCGCTGAACCTGCTCACCACTGCCGACGGCGAGGAGGTCCTGGTTGGTCTGAACCGGGATGGTTCCTTCTGGCGCTTCACCCCGGCCACCGGCGAGCACGAGGTGTTCGACGGCGTGGTCCCCGGCGCCCCGCTGACCGCCCACTCTGTGCACGTCGCCTCGGACGACCGGGTCTACATGGGCACCTACAACGGGCCCGGGACCCTGGGCCGGTTCGACCCTGCGACCCAGGAGATGGACCAGATCGACGGACCGAGTCAGGCAGACTCCTGGCTGAACTTCCAGGACCAGCTCGTCCTCGGCAGCTACGGCAACGCCGTCGTGCACATGGGCGACCCGGCCGCTGAGTGGGACTACGGCACCAACCCTGCCGAACAGTTCCGGCTCATCGACGAGGAGCAGGACCGGATCATCGACATGGCGACCAACGGCGACATCGTCGCGATGGCCACCGTCTCCGACTATGGCGTGCGGGGTGGTGGCTTGACGCTCACCGATATGACCGACCGCGGGGTTACCTACCGCGACCTCGTGGAGGCGCAGAGCACGACGGCGGTCACCTTCGGTGGGGACGGCCTGATCTACGCCGGCACCTCGGTCCAGGGTGGCTTGTCCAGCCCGGACAGTCCGCAGGATGCGCACCTGGTGGTAGTCGACCCGGAGACCGGTGAGGTGCTGGACTCAGTGGTGCCGGTACCGGATAACCGCGTGGTGGCTGAAGTTGTCGCGCTGGGCGAGACGATTTGGGCGCTCACCACTACCGGCGACCTGGTCGAGTACGACACCACCACCCGGGAGGTGGTGGAGGTCTATGACGTCGGCGCGGACACCAGCGCTTCTACGTGGGGTCTGGGCAGCACGATCCAGGTGAACCCCGCCGACGGGTTGCTCTACGGGATCGCCGGCACCGATGTGTTCGCCTTCGACCCGGAGACCCGCGACCTGCAGATCCTCGCCGAGGACGGCTACAAGCGGATGGACATCGCCGAGGACGGCACCGTCTACGTCATCGATGCCACCAATCTGTACTCCTTCGACGTCAGCGGCGCCGAGCAGGGACCGGTGGAACAGCTCGAGGCGCTGAGCGCTGCGACCGAGGGCTACATCGAAGCCGGTGACATCACTGGCCCGATCGCCCATCAGTTGCAGCGGGCGTTGGACCAGGCGGAGAAGCACCTGAGTGCCGACCGCACCGTGCCGGCCGTCCGAGCGTTGGAGCGGTTCGTCCGACACCTGGACAACGCCAAGGTGCCAGACACGGTCACCGAGGAGGCTCGCGCCGGCCTGGTGGAGCGGGCCGAGGCGATCCTGGACGCCCTCGGCTGA
- a CDS encoding peptide ABC transporter substrate-binding protein has protein sequence MTDNRFMITRRLFLGGGAAGAAVALGGCNFQGGSDSAADDAAGGDGSGPTGTVRMSMGSIESLDPHYVNNAMLVVPAGLLEGLTFSNDEGTEAIPAAAESWEVSDDGLTYTFAMRQGATWSNGDPVTAPDAEWCFQRLLTPTGAGSNYAAGASSYLNGLNIKGASEFLGAETDDWSTVGITAPDDSTLQIELASPNSDFLLLLSHYSMVLVHPPSLEDGGQEWMQPENWVGNGAYVPEFWEPTTSLQMVANDAYWDYENVGVQTIELVIGMDETARAASFDAGEIDITGASATTVAEREDLQELVAQVDGYSVRYLQRMWGGHEASSDVRVRQALSMAIDREAIAAIKSTDEAGTSLVPGNVVPGWDESIAREYDVDGARALMADAGLDQVPSLRIQYNFEDPWLSVLADQWQEAFDTDVTIDILESGVHSDTRWQPYEDDSVISLYGGTFSGLPTMTNWVNNIFPPSYVMQFSMSTADWLEYQEIQAEEGLSDLDRAVALDEKLRSSADPKAVEFADQAAEAMGILDDAERTAAYLAAAQTREDISYTIPISWSGRMMLVAENVSGFHLRPSPEYAYYKYLTVDEA, from the coding sequence ATGACGGACAACAGATTCATGATCACGCGCCGACTGTTCCTGGGCGGCGGCGCCGCAGGAGCGGCTGTCGCGCTGGGTGGGTGCAACTTCCAGGGCGGTTCGGATTCGGCTGCGGATGACGCGGCGGGCGGTGACGGTAGCGGGCCGACCGGAACGGTCCGGATGAGCATGGGGTCGATCGAGTCGCTCGACCCGCACTACGTCAACAACGCGATGCTGGTCGTGCCAGCCGGGCTGCTCGAAGGGTTGACGTTCTCCAACGACGAGGGCACCGAGGCGATTCCTGCCGCAGCAGAATCCTGGGAGGTCTCCGATGATGGCCTCACCTACACGTTCGCCATGCGGCAGGGGGCCACCTGGTCCAACGGTGACCCGGTCACCGCACCCGATGCCGAATGGTGCTTCCAGCGCCTGCTCACGCCGACCGGCGCCGGATCCAACTACGCGGCAGGCGCGTCCAGCTACCTCAACGGCCTGAACATCAAGGGCGCGTCGGAGTTCCTCGGCGCCGAGACCGACGACTGGTCCACTGTGGGGATCACCGCGCCGGACGACAGCACCCTGCAGATCGAGCTCGCCTCACCGAACAGCGACTTCCTGCTGCTGTTGTCCCACTACTCGATGGTGCTGGTGCACCCGCCGAGCCTCGAAGACGGTGGCCAGGAGTGGATGCAGCCGGAGAACTGGGTCGGTAACGGTGCCTACGTGCCGGAGTTCTGGGAGCCGACGACCTCTCTGCAGATGGTGGCCAACGACGCCTACTGGGACTACGAGAACGTCGGCGTCCAGACGATCGAGCTGGTGATCGGCATGGACGAGACCGCCCGGGCGGCATCCTTCGATGCGGGCGAGATCGACATCACTGGTGCCAGCGCCACCACCGTCGCCGAACGTGAGGACCTGCAGGAGCTGGTCGCCCAGGTGGACGGGTACAGCGTCCGCTACCTGCAGCGGATGTGGGGCGGGCACGAGGCCTCGAGCGATGTACGGGTTCGTCAGGCACTGTCGATGGCGATCGACCGGGAGGCGATCGCTGCGATCAAGTCCACTGACGAGGCGGGCACCTCGCTCGTCCCGGGCAACGTCGTGCCCGGCTGGGACGAGTCGATCGCCAGAGAGTACGACGTCGACGGCGCACGAGCGCTGATGGCCGACGCCGGCCTCGACCAGGTCCCGAGCCTGCGGATCCAGTACAACTTTGAGGATCCGTGGCTGTCCGTCCTGGCCGACCAGTGGCAAGAAGCTTTCGATACCGACGTCACGATCGACATCCTGGAAAGCGGTGTGCACAGCGACACGCGCTGGCAGCCCTACGAGGACGACTCGGTGATCAGCCTGTACGGCGGCACCTTCTCCGGGCTGCCGACCATGACCAACTGGGTCAACAACATCTTCCCGCCGAGCTACGTGATGCAGTTCAGCATGTCGACGGCTGACTGGCTGGAGTATCAGGAGATCCAGGCGGAGGAAGGTCTGAGCGATCTGGACCGAGCCGTCGCGCTGGACGAGAAGCTGCGCAGCAGCGCCGATCCGAAGGCAGTGGAGTTCGCCGACCAAGCGGCAGAGGCGATGGGCATCCTCGACGATGCAGAGCGGACTGCCGCCTATCTCGCCGCCGCGCAAACTCGGGAGGACATCTCCTACACGATTCCGATCTCGTGGAGTGGCCGCATGATGCTGGTCGCCGAGAACGTTTCGGGGTTCCACCTGCGGCCCTCTCCCGAGTACGCCTACTACAAGTACCTCACCGTCGATGAGGCGTGA
- a CDS encoding ABC transporter permease gives MRVVVFIGRRVVRMVLCLIAVSLLTWTLLQLAPGDFASIQAVGGGDVGLAQQASAEQQSGLVERYGPDIPSWQQYLTFMAGAVTGDMGPSYRYTHLTVEQIIAGAFPISAGLALGAVTIAVAVAVPLGILAAVRRKTIWDTGTMFTVTLGHGLPNYLAGLVLVLIFSSALGLLPPFGWRGPENVILPMVALAVSPIAMLARYVRNSVLENLREEYVVAARARGGRFRTIMTRHVLRNSMMPLVTVIGPMFAGLATGTIFIESIFGIPGLGRYFTEAAAQRDMPLLMGSSLFFAALLMVMNLAVDLVYALLDPRVRASLNLTPTGEDVAKKIGIGGDVPSRAQSPQGEAAL, from the coding sequence ATGAGAGTCGTGGTCTTCATCGGGCGACGCGTCGTGCGGATGGTGTTGTGCCTGATCGCAGTCTCGTTGCTGACCTGGACGCTGCTGCAGCTCGCACCAGGCGACTTCGCGAGTATTCAAGCGGTCGGCGGGGGCGACGTCGGGCTGGCTCAGCAGGCATCGGCGGAACAACAGTCCGGACTGGTTGAGCGCTACGGTCCGGACATTCCGTCCTGGCAGCAGTATCTGACCTTCATGGCAGGCGCCGTGACCGGCGATATGGGCCCCAGCTATCGCTACACGCATCTGACGGTGGAGCAGATCATCGCCGGCGCCTTTCCGATCTCTGCTGGACTGGCGCTGGGTGCGGTCACTATCGCGGTAGCCGTGGCCGTTCCGCTCGGGATCCTGGCCGCAGTGCGCCGGAAGACGATCTGGGACACCGGCACGATGTTCACCGTCACCCTCGGGCACGGGCTGCCGAACTACCTGGCCGGTCTGGTCCTGGTGCTGATCTTCTCCTCCGCCCTCGGGCTGCTGCCGCCGTTCGGCTGGCGCGGGCCGGAGAACGTCATCCTGCCGATGGTGGCCCTCGCGGTGTCGCCGATCGCGATGCTCGCCCGCTACGTACGCAACTCGGTCCTGGAGAACCTCCGGGAAGAGTACGTCGTCGCTGCGAGGGCCAGAGGTGGCCGGTTCCGCACGATCATGACCCGCCATGTACTGCGCAACTCGATGATGCCGTTGGTGACGGTCATCGGCCCGATGTTTGCCGGGCTGGCGACTGGGACGATCTTCATCGAGTCGATCTTCGGCATCCCCGGCCTGGGCCGCTACTTCACCGAGGCGGCGGCGCAACGGGACATGCCCCTGCTGATGGGCTCCTCGCTGTTCTTCGCCGCGCTGCTGATGGTGATGAATCTCGCGGTGGACCTGGTGTACGCGTTGCTGGACCCGCGGGTGCGGGCGAGCTTGAACCTGACCCCGACCGGTGAGGACGTGGCGAAGAAGATCGGAATCGGAGGCGATGTGCCGTCCCGGGCGCAGTCGCCGCAGGGAGAGGCGGCACTATGA
- a CDS encoding ABC transporter permease translates to MTATDASTAAGQHGKPRSEWSRRWARFRRNRLAVVGLVIVVIACIAAAGAPLFAPYHYATLGPGDEFLPTGSPGHLMGTDILGRDILSRVLYSLRTALFIAVVAELLSLILSFAIGLFAGYKGGKIDQWLMAGTDIMFAFPGYLFAVLLVAVLGRSTSAVILALTIGSWVGLSRLLRAQILKFKTLEFVEAGRAMGATGWTLVMRYMVPGAMGPVLVSSSFGIPANMLAESGLALLGLGVAPPMPSVGTMINDGYRYVQSFPHLIGWPVLVFVLIMLAFTWVGDGFRDAFDVDES, encoded by the coding sequence ATGACCGCGACAGATGCCAGCACAGCAGCCGGTCAGCACGGTAAACCACGCTCCGAGTGGTCCCGCCGGTGGGCACGGTTCCGGCGGAACAGGCTCGCCGTCGTCGGGCTCGTCATCGTCGTCATCGCCTGTATCGCCGCAGCGGGCGCACCGCTGTTCGCCCCGTACCACTACGCCACGCTCGGCCCAGGCGACGAGTTCCTGCCCACCGGGTCTCCCGGGCACCTCATGGGCACCGACATCCTTGGCCGGGACATCCTCTCCCGCGTGCTGTACAGCCTCCGGACGGCCCTGTTCATCGCCGTGGTCGCGGAGCTGCTGTCGCTGATCCTGTCCTTCGCGATCGGTCTGTTCGCCGGGTACAAGGGCGGAAAGATCGACCAGTGGCTGATGGCGGGTACCGACATCATGTTCGCGTTCCCGGGGTACCTGTTCGCTGTCCTGCTCGTCGCCGTTCTCGGTCGAAGCACCTCGGCGGTGATCCTCGCGCTGACGATCGGTAGCTGGGTGGGCCTGTCCCGGCTGCTGCGGGCACAGATCCTGAAGTTCAAGACCCTGGAGTTCGTCGAAGCCGGGCGCGCCATGGGCGCGACCGGCTGGACGCTGGTGATGCGCTACATGGTCCCCGGCGCGATGGGCCCGGTCCTGGTCAGCTCGAGCTTCGGGATCCCCGCCAACATGCTGGCGGAGTCGGGGCTGGCGCTCCTCGGACTCGGGGTCGCGCCGCCGATGCCGAGTGTCGGCACGATGATCAACGACGGCTATCGGTACGTGCAGTCCTTCCCGCACCTGATCGGGTGGCCGGTGCTCGTGTTCGTGCTCATCATGTTGGCCTTCACCTGGGTAGGAGACGGATTCCGTGATGCATTCGACGTCGATGAGAGCTGA
- a CDS encoding dipeptide ABC transporter ATP-binding protein, with protein MRAEGAAVRSEPTGPLLDIRDLTVGFALPDGVKDVVHGLDLAMPHSGALALVGESGSGKSVSMRAVLGLLPSNARVRGSATLAPQDGPAQELISLSEPKLRRVRGNQIGMVFQNAMEAFNPSVPLGRQLAEALLWHGACDRRTANRRAVEALADVGIPEPERRVKMYPFQLSGGMRQRAMIAMAIIGRPQLIIADEPTTALDVTVQKQILDLLVELRDRGMALLMITHDLGVARYVCDDAIVLRDGRLVEQAPVEQLLTGAREKYSQSLVDSALDLGLSSPEREQATETDAGALVRAENLTKVFSSRGGHVVAVDDVSFSLNPGRTLSVVGESGSGKSTLARMALHLIEPTSGEVTFDEHPLAQLPAKKLRLVRRDMQMVFQSPYGSLLPSATVSENIGEPLRINRIGTKIERRDKAAELLRLVELDTDHLDFYPRQLSGGQQQRVAIARALALEPKFLVADEPTSALDASVQVQVLDLLHGLQDQLGFAMLLITHNLAVAERLAHEVLVMRSGRVVEHGPTEQVFRNPEHEYTRDLLDAVLPVRIGLDRPA; from the coding sequence ATGAGAGCTGAGGGCGCGGCCGTGCGGTCGGAGCCGACCGGCCCGTTGCTGGACATTCGCGACCTCACCGTGGGCTTCGCGCTGCCGGACGGTGTCAAGGACGTGGTGCACGGCCTGGACCTCGCCATGCCGCACTCGGGAGCCCTGGCGCTGGTCGGTGAGTCGGGCAGCGGCAAGAGCGTCTCGATGCGCGCGGTCCTCGGCTTGCTCCCCTCCAACGCGCGGGTACGCGGATCCGCCACCCTCGCACCCCAGGACGGCCCCGCCCAGGAGCTGATCTCGCTGAGCGAGCCGAAGCTGCGACGGGTGCGGGGAAACCAGATCGGCATGGTGTTCCAGAACGCGATGGAGGCGTTCAACCCGTCGGTGCCGTTGGGGCGGCAGCTGGCCGAGGCGCTGCTCTGGCACGGTGCCTGTGATCGCCGCACCGCCAATCGCCGGGCGGTCGAGGCACTGGCGGATGTGGGCATCCCCGAACCCGAGCGCCGGGTCAAGATGTACCCGTTCCAGCTCTCCGGCGGGATGCGCCAACGCGCCATGATCGCGATGGCGATCATCGGCCGCCCGCAACTGATCATCGCGGACGAGCCCACGACGGCGCTCGACGTCACGGTGCAGAAGCAGATCCTGGATCTGCTGGTGGAGCTGCGGGATCGGGGGATGGCCCTGTTGATGATCACCCACGACCTCGGAGTGGCGCGCTATGTCTGCGATGACGCCATCGTGCTGCGCGACGGCCGGCTCGTTGAGCAGGCACCGGTCGAACAACTGCTCACCGGTGCACGCGAGAAGTACAGTCAGTCGCTGGTCGACTCGGCTCTCGACCTGGGGCTGAGCTCGCCGGAGCGGGAGCAGGCTACCGAGACGGATGCTGGCGCGCTGGTCCGCGCCGAGAACCTCACCAAGGTGTTCAGTAGCCGCGGCGGACACGTGGTGGCAGTGGACGACGTGTCCTTCAGTCTCAATCCCGGCCGCACGCTGAGCGTGGTCGGCGAATCGGGCTCTGGGAAGTCCACGCTGGCTCGGATGGCGCTGCACCTGATCGAACCCACCTCGGGGGAGGTGACCTTCGATGAGCATCCCCTGGCACAGCTGCCCGCCAAGAAGCTGCGCCTGGTGCGCCGGGACATGCAGATGGTGTTCCAGTCCCCGTACGGGTCACTGCTGCCCTCGGCCACCGTGTCCGAGAACATTGGTGAACCGCTACGGATCAACCGCATCGGCACCAAGATCGAACGTCGGGACAAGGCTGCCGAGCTGTTGCGGCTGGTGGAGCTGGACACCGACCACCTGGACTTCTATCCCCGCCAGCTCTCCGGCGGCCAGCAGCAACGGGTAGCGATTGCCCGCGCGCTGGCGCTGGAGCCCAAGTTCCTGGTGGCGGACGAGCCGACCTCAGCACTGGACGCCTCGGTACAGGTACAGGTGCTGGACCTGCTGCACGGGCTGCAGGACCAGCTCGGCTTCGCAATGCTGCTGATCACCCACAACCTCGCCGTCGCTGAACGCCTCGCACACGAGGTGCTGGTGATGCGCAGCGGCAGAGTGGTTGAGCACGGGCCGACCGAGCAGGTCTTCCGGAACCCGGAGCACGAGTACACCCGCGACCTGCTGGACGCGGTGCTGCCGGTCCGGATCGGTCTGGACCGGCCGGCATGA